From one Solanum stenotomum isolate F172 chromosome 12, ASM1918654v1, whole genome shotgun sequence genomic stretch:
- the LOC125848187 gene encoding peroxidase 19 produces MSSPTFSSPATIFMFFCFFFINLPFSNSLLKSPLINATARRTPRQLSVNYYAKSCPQVESLVGSVTSNMFKEAPASGPAIIRLFFHDCFVEGCDGSILISSKAGSKELAEKDAEDNKDIAKEAFEGINKAKAIVESKCPGVVSCADILAIATRNFVHLVGGPYYEVKKGRWDGKLSKASRVHQNLPQSNSTVDQLLKLFSSKGLTSEDLVVLSGAHTIGFAHCKQFVNRIYNYKGTKKPDPYMDPRLFKALKMSCPQFGGNVDIVAPFDVTTPFSFDNAYYGNLEAKLGLLASDQALSLDPRTKPLVQELAKDKHKFFQAFADAMEKMGGIGVKRGRKHGEFRKDCTMHHM; encoded by the exons ATGTCTTCTCCCACATTTTCTTCCCCTGCCACcatttttatgttcttttgtttcttctttatcaaTTTACCCTTCTCCAATTCTCTGCTCAAGTCCCCATTGATCAACGCAACCGCCCGGCGGACGCCTCGACAACTCTCCGTTAATTATTATGCCAAATCATGCCCTCAAGTTGAATCTCTCGTTGGCTCTGTAACCTCCAACATGTTCAAAGAAGCCCCTGCCTCTGGTCCTGCTATCATTCGCCTTTTTTTCCATGATTGCTTTGTTGAA GGGTGTGATGGGTCAATATTGATATCAAGTAAAGCAGGAAGCAAAGAATTAGCAGAGAAAGATGCAGAAGATAACAAGGATATAGCTAAAGAGGCATTTGAGGGAATAAATAAAGCCAAAGCTATTGTAGAAAGCAAGTGTCCTGGTGTTGTTTCTTGTGCAGACATTCTTGCCATTGCTACCAGAAATTTTGTCCACTTA gttGGAGGACCCTATTATGAAGTGAAGAAAGGAAGATGGGATGGAAAGTTATCAAAGGCATCAAGGGTGCACCAAAATCTTCCACAATCAAATTCAACAGTGGACCaacttttaaaactattttcctCTAAAGGACTTACCTCAGAGGACCTTGTAGTCCTCTCAGGTGCACACACAATAGGTTTTGCACATTGCAAGCAATTTGTGAACAGAATTTATAACTATAAGGGGACCAAGAAACCTGACCCTTACATGGATCCTAGGCTTTTCAAGGCCCTAAAAATGTCATGTCCACAATTTGGTGGAAATGTTGATATTGTAGCACCATTTGATGTGACAACACCTTTCTCATTTGACAATGCTTATTATGGGAACTTAGAGGCTAAATTGGGATTATTGGCTTCTGATCAAGCTTTATCTTTGGACCCTAGGACTAAACCATTGGTCCAAGAATTGGCTAAGGATAAACATAAGTTTTTTCAAGCTTTTgctgatgctatggagaaaatGGGAGGTATTGGGGTGAAAAGGGGAAGAAAGCATGGGGAATTTAGAAAAGATTGCACTATGCATCATATGTGA
- the LOC125849424 gene encoding glutamate receptor 2.9-like isoform X2 gives MSNFNPFPMLIFILNACIFMSLVTVKATANETIEIGAIIDLNSRIGKEQKTAINIAVENYNHDRTNKKQLITVHFRHTRKDTIQDFFTAEELVEKKHVKMIVIGMQTWEETALIAGIGKRHQVPIISFVTASYTPELVQLKWPFLVQMTTSSLDQISCTSSIVSSYQWRKVIVIYEDDMYSDSSMLAVLTETLKGHGVEVEHQLILPQFSSLSDPREVVRREVVKLLQKQSRVFIVLRSSVSTANHLFKEAKEIGLMGRDSAWILADSLADLLDSVDTAFISSIQGALGIKNHYPEATKSFRHFKGQFQKIFRSEYPMEDHSEPGIHALKAYDSITAFAKAVNSLGTKSSNDSVLMKNRILSSNFTGLSGNISFVNGVLSHPPTFRIVNVDGNRYNGLGFWSSMFGFSKVLVAENGEIIGVNGSHIMKFSVVKWPGELKRVPKGWAMPTDSKPLIIGVPGRTSFEKFVKVETVAETNEMKYTGFCIDLFKEVLKILEKNYTLPYEFEPYNGSYPDLVQQVINGTYDAIVGDITILAERTKYVEFTQPFAESGLTMVVPVKFDRSNKAWMFLKPFTGNMWIATGAVLVYTMLVVWFMEHQSNPEFRGRWKDQLGTVMWFTFSSLFFAHRENIKSNYTKTVVVVWLFLVFVLTSSYTASLTSMLTLPRLEPSVKDIGWIKRTNATVGCDGDSFVKDYLKQVLELQNIKNISNQDDYPKELESGNIKAAFLEIPYQKVFLREHCNQYVVAGPNYRFGGLAFAFQKGSPLAHDVSEAILILTQDGTLNRLEEHWFALSKNCDNVDPTGETESLTLGSFWGLYLVSVHPSTDQSFWTKTAGIIRYNKNDMPTVTLRRVTSARATGLGVDERADSRKWHLVSPSDAAQIFDGSSQHPQLAIELGNSWSD, from the exons atgaGTAATTTTAATCCCTTCCCTATGTTAATTTTCATCCTCAATGCCTGTATATTTATGTCCCTTGTAACTGTCAAAGCAACTGCAAATGAAACCATAGAAATAGGTGCAATTATTGACTTAAATTCTCGTATAGGGAAGGAACAGAAAACTGCCATAAATATAGCAGTTGAGAATTATAACCATGACAGAACAAACAAGAAGCAGCTTATAACAGTTCATTTTAGACACACCCGCAAGGACACTATTCAGGATTTCTTCACAG CGGAAGAGCTTGttgaaaaaaaacatgtaaagaTGATAGTGATTGGCATGCAGACTTGGGAAGAAACAGCTTTAATTGCTGGTATTGGGAAAAGGCATCAAGTTCCAATTATCTCTTTTGTTACAGCTTCCTACACACCAGAATTGGTGCAACTTAAATGGCCTTTCCTGGTGCAAATGACTACGAGTAGCTTGGACCAAATAAGTTGTACATCATCTATAGTTAGCTCCTACCAGTGGAGGAAAGTCATAGTAATTTATGAAGATGACATGTATAGTGATTCTAGTATGCTTGCAGTTCTAACTGAAACGCTTAAAGGTCATGGTGTAGAAGTAGAGCATCAACTAATTCTTCCACAATTCTCTTCTCTATCCGATCCAAGGGAGGTTGTTCGACGAGAGGTTGTCAAGTTACTACAGAAACAATCAAGGGTGTTTATTGTTCTTCGCTCATCAGTATCCACAGCCAATCATCTGTTTAAAGAGGCCAAGGAAATTGGACTTATGGGAAGAGATTCAGCTTGGATACTTGCAGATTCTCTTGCTGATCTCTTGGATTCTGTTGACACAGCCTTTATTTCATCTATCCAAGGGGCTTTAGGAATCAAAAATCACTATCCAGAAGCCACTAAGTCTTTCCGACATTTTAAAGGtcaatttcaaaagattttcCGCTCTGAATATCCTATGGAAGATCACTCAGAGCCTGGAATTCATGCTCTAAAAGCATACGACAGTATCACAGCTTTTGCTAAGGCTGTGAACAGTTTGGGTACAAAAAGTTCCAATGACTCAGTGTTGATGAAAAACAGAATTCTTTCCAGCAATTTCACAGGTTTGAGTGGCAATATTAGTTTTGTCAATGGAGTACTGTCACACCCTCCAACGTTTAGGATTGTAAACGTTGATGGAAACAGGTACAATGGACTTGGCTTTTGGTCATCAATGTTTGGATTCTCGAAAGTTCTTGTAGCTGAAAATGGGGAGATAATTGGGGTTAATGGTTCTCATATTATGAAGTTTAGTGTGGTAAAATGGCCAGGAGAATTGAAACGTGTTCCGAAAGGGTGGGCAATGCCTACTGATTCAAAACCATTGATTATTGGAGTTCCAGGGAGAACATCTTTTGAGAAATTTGTAAAGGTTGAAACAGTGGCAGAGACAAATGAAATGAAGTATACTGGTTTCTGTATTGATCTTTTCAAAGAAGTACTTaaaattttggagaaaaattATACACTACCTTATGAATTTGAACCATATAATGGTTCATATCCTGATCTGGTTCAGCAAGTGATTAATGGG ACATATGATGCTATCGTTGGAGATATAACGATATTAGCTGAAAGGACAAAATATGTAGAGTTCACACAGCCATTTGCAGAGTCAGGGTTGACCATGGTGGTTCCAGTGAAGTTTGATAGATCGAATAAGGCATGGATGTTCTTGAAGCCTTTCACTGGAAACATGTGGATAGCGACAGGTGCTGTCTTAGTTTACACAATGCTTGTAGTTTGGTTCATGGAGCATCAGTCCAATCCTGAATTTAGAGGCCGGTGGAAAGATCAACTTGGAACTGTAATGTGGTTTACATTCTCTTCACTATTTTTTGCTCACA GGGAAAACATCAAAAGCAACTACACGAAGACTGTAGTAGTGGTTTGGCTTTTCCTAGTCTTTGTGTTGACCTCGAGTTATACAGCTTCTCTGACATCAATGCTAACTCTTCCAAGACTGGAACCAAGTGTGAAAGATATAGGGTGGATAAAGAGAACAAACGCAACCGTTGGATGTGATGGTGATTCCTTTGTTAAGGATTATTTGAAGCAAGTCCTGGAGCTTCAAAATATCAAGAACATTAGCAATCAGGACGATTATCCAAAGGAACTTGAAAGTGGAAACATCAAAGCCGCCTTTCTTGAAATCCCATATCAGAAGGTTTTCCTTAGAGAGCATTGCAACCAGTATGTTGTAGCTGGTCCTAATTACAGATTTGGAGGACTAGCCTTT GCATTCCAGAAAGGCTCTCCGCTAGCTCATGATGTATCTGAAGCCATACTGATTCTAACACAAGATGGTACGCTTAACCGCTTGGAAGAACACTGGTTTGCTTTGTCGAAGAATTGTGACAATGTTGATCCTACTGGTGAAACAGAAAGCCTCACCCTTGGGAGCTTCTGGGGCTTATACCTAGTCTCTG TTCATCCATCAACTGATCAAAGTTTCTGGACAAAGACAGCTGGAATTATACGGTATAACAAAAATGACATGCCTACAGTAACTTTAAGGAGAGTAACGTCTGCCCGGGCAACAGGTCTTGGGGTAGACGAGAGGGCTGATTCGCGTAAGTGGCACTTAGTGAGTCCTTCAGACGCTGCCCAAATTTTTGATGGTTCTTCCCAGCATCCTCAACTTGCTATAGAATTGGGGAATTCATGGTCAGATTGA
- the LOC125848964 gene encoding sodium/calcium exchanger NCL1-like: MPSLSVCFITFILLLGKVQCRVLKLNSLDNNQLLNISYGIDQVSNNQEHGPPLVSSSGKTCEQVYGVFPCANNIAGYIFLIVVCQYLLNTGESLISRGSKTLFNILGTGIFGATVFQILMTLPRIVMVIASGISASKEKAQFLISSGISTTVGATVFNLTLMWGICLICGTKNMTDKPDFQPEESSPFKRLKGLRDTGVTIDKETSYTAGIMLLSLIPFVLVQPVTAFNSFLGRRILIFITLVVSLILLVSYFLYQVLDPWMQERSLEYSKYENLLAGFLHHVQRHARGKLINEKGQPDIDVIKRLFHETDRDADKCLTLAELENLIVEMQSGKVVDVDKDYAISKILNSFDKNNDKIIQEEEFVEGCKKWIEEAAQLAQSDDSSSKRILRKAVEKYTQKQRDEIAEIEHIMARLLKHVQTQALEAEHLVKDDGTPNIERIREIFHQYDFDGNNAITKPELEELIGSVKFGEVEINREDTVKKVFKDFDRNGNEMIDEDEFVLGMTRWLNEAISVTKCPDKKRAIDEYDKIKWSEVDKIVYEVEKDGEINYKLLTWTFNKSVLQVLLGIAIMTLCAKPLVISIEDLSDAMGIPSFLIPFVMVPLALNARMAIAAIFPASQKSSITASLTFSEIYGGVIMNNIMGMATLLAVVCIKDLRWDYSAEVLIILVVCSVIGLLAFFSTTYPLWTCLLAFSLYPFSVVLFYLLECVFGWA; the protein is encoded by the exons ATGCCAAGCCTTTCAGTATGCTTTATCACATTTATTCTTCTACTTGGAAAGGTCCAGTGCAGGGTTCTAAAGCTAAATTCTTTAGATAATAACCAATTATTGAATATCTCATATGGGATTGATCAAGTTAGTAACAATCAAGAACATGGACCACCTTTGGTTTCTTCTTCTGGCAAAACATGTGAGCAGGTTTACGGTGTTTTTCCGTGCGCAAACAACATTGCAGGCTACATTTTCTTGATAGTAGTGTGCCAGTACTTGTTGAATACAGGGGAAAGCCTAATATCAAGAGGAAGCAAGACTCTATTCAATATTCTTGGCACTGGCATTTTTGGGGCCACTGTTTTTCAAATCTTGATGACTTTGCCAAGGATTGTCATGGTGATTG CATCTGGAATTTCTGCTAGTAAAGAGAAAGCTCAGTTTCTAATCTCTTCTGGAATTAGCACTACTGTTGGAGCCACAGTATTCAATCTTACTTTAATGTGGGGAATATGTTTGATATGTGGCACCAAAAATATGACAGATAAACCAGATTTCCAACCTGAAGAATCTTCACCTTTCAAAAGATTGAAGGGCTTACGAG ATACTGGCGTTACGATTGACAAGGAAACTAGTTACACTGCTGGAATTATGCTCCTTTCCTTGATCCCATTTGTACTAGTTCAGCCAGTCACTGCTTTCAACTCATTCCTTGGAAGGCGTATTCTTATTTTCATCACACTTGTAGTATCACTCATTCTTTTGGTGTCATACTTCCTTTACCAG GTTTTGGATCCGTGGATGCAAGAAAGAAGTTTAGAGTACTCCAAATATGAGAATTTGCTAGCAGGATTTCTGCATCATGTACAAAGGCATGCAAGAGGGAAACTGATTAATGAAAAAGGGCAACCTGATATAGATGTGATTAAAAG ATTATTCCATGAGACTGATAGAGATGCCGACAAATGCCTAACACTTGCTGAATTGGAGAATCTCATAGTTGAAATGCAATCAGGGAAGGTTGTCGACGTGGACAAGGATTATGCTATTTCTAAGATATTGAATTCTTTTGACAAAAACAACGACAAAATAATCCAGGAGGAAGAGTTTGTTGAAGGATGCAAAAAATGGATCGAAGAAGCAGCACAGTTAGCTCAGAGTGATGATTCAAGTTCTAAAAGGATTTTACGCAAG GCTGTTGAGAAATATACTCAGAAGCAAAGGGATGAAATTGCTGAAATTGAGCATATAATGGCAAGACTTTTGAAGCATGTTCAAACTCAAGCATTAGAAGCTGAACACCTTGTCAAAGATGATGGAACCCCCAATATCGAACGTATTAGAGA GATCTTCCATCAGTATGACTTTGATGGGAACAATGCCATAACAAAACCTGAATTAGAAGAACTAATAGGTTCAGTGAAATTTGGAGAAGTTGAAATCAATCGTGAAGACACTGTCAAGAAAGTGTTCAAGGATTTTGATAGAAATGGTAATGAAATGATCGACGAAGATGAATTTGTCCTTGGGATGACAAGATGGCTCAATGAGGCCATTAGTGTAACTAAATGTCCCGACAAGAAAAGGGCTATTGATGAATATGACAAG ATTAAGTGGAGTGAAGTTGACAAAATAGTGTATGAGGTGGAAAAGGATGGAGAAATCAACTATAAGTTGTTGACATGGACATTTAACAAATCTGTGCTTCAAGTTCTGTTGGGGATTGCAATAATGACATTGTGTGCAAAACCTCTAGTGATCAGTATAGAAGATTTATCAGATGCTATGGGGATTCCTTCTTTCCTTATCCCTTTTGTTATGGTACCTCTAGCTCTAAATGCAAGAATGGCAATAGCAGCAATATTTCCAGCAAGTCAAAAGAGTTCAATAACTGCATCTTTGACATTCTCAGAG ATATATGGAGGAGTGATCATGAACAATATCATGGGGATGGCAACACTTTTGGCAGTGGTGTGTATAAAGGACCTAAGATGGGATTATTCAGCTGAAGTGCTAATAATTTTGGTGGTTTGCTCTGTAATTGGCCTTCTTGCATTTTTCAGCACAACATATCCACTTTGGACTTGTCTCTTAGCATTTTCTCTATATCCTTTCTCTGTGGTGCTATTTTACCTTCTTGAATGTGTCTTTGGTTGGGCCTAA
- the LOC125848592 gene encoding GTPase ERA-like, chloroplastic codes for MRALCLNVSLFTATLAKNYTPLIHSYCNCSSPSFPGDNGRFRLRVTTTRRRNSKSEIFLGDEEEVEAGENDKFSSIAEETSRAMRMRRSKGVVDTEEEEDDSSMLLSLSVKPDRNMALLDDYEMEELDFVPENPNHRSGYVAVLGKPNVGKSTLSNQMVGQKLSIVTDKPQTTRHRVLGICSGPDHQMILYDTPGVIEKKMHKLDTMMMKNVRSAAVNADCVLVVVDACKVPAKIDEVLEEGVGDLKYKVPTLLVLNKKDLIKPGEIAKRLEWYEKFTDVDEVIPVSAKYGHGVEDVKDWILSKLPLGPAYYPKDIASEHPERFFVAEIVREKIFLQYRNEVPYACQVNVVSYKTRPNAKDFIQVEVIVERNTQKIILIGKEGKALKLLATAARLDIEDFLQKKVFLEVEVKVKENWRQDEGLLKDYGYGGHIQAL; via the exons ATGAGAGCGCTATGTCTCAACGTTTCTCTATTCACAGCGACTCTTGCCAAAAATTACACTCCTCTTATCCACTCCTACTGTAACTGCTCTTCCCCTTCCTTTCCCGGCGATAATGGCCGTTTCCGGTTACGCGTCACCACTACTCGCCGGAGAAACAGCAAGTCGGAGATTTTTCTCGGCGACGAAGAGGAAGTTGAAGCAGGAGAAAACGATAAATTTTCCAGCATAGCTGAAGAAACTTCTAGGGCTATGAGAATGAGGAGGTCTAAAGGCGTTGTAGAcacagaggaagaagaagacgatTCGTCGATGTTGCTATCTCTGAGTGTGAAACCAGACCGAAACATGGCTTTACTTGATGATTATGAAATGGAGGAGCTCGATTTTGTTCCTGAAAATCCTAATCATCGCAGTG GATATGTGGCTGTGCTTGGGAAGCCGAATGTTGGGAAAAGTACACTTTCCAATCAAATGGTTGGGCAGAAACTGTCGATTGTTACTGATAAACCTCAAACTACTCGTCATCGAGTTCTTGGAATATGTTCTGGTCCAGATCATCAG ATGATACTTTATGACACTCCCGGTGTCATAGAGAAGAAAATGCATAAGCTAGATACAATGATGATGAAGAATGTCCGAAGTGCAGCTGTTAATGCAGACTGTGTGCTTGTTGTTGTGGACGCATGTAAGGTTCCTGCAAAG ATAGATGAAGTGTTGGAAGAGGGTGTTGGAGACCTAAAGTATAAAGTACCAACATTGTTAGTCTTGAATAAGAAGGACCTAATCAAACCTGGTGAAATTGCAAAGAGACTTGAG TGGTATGAGAAATTTACGGACGTTGATGAGGTGATACCCGTAAGTGCGAAGTATGGTCATGGAGTAGAAGATGTCAAAGACTGGATATTATCTAAACTTCCTCTTGGGCCTGCTTATTATCCCAAG GACATTGCCAGTGAGCATCCAGAAAGATTTTTTGTGGCTGAAATTGTCAGAGAGAAGATATTTCTGCAATACCGAAATGAAGTTCCTTATGCATGCCAG GTTAATGTAGTTAGTTACAAGACTAGACCGAATGCGAAAGACTTCATTCAAGTCGAAGTTATAGTGGAGAGAAACACCCAAAAGATCATCCTTATTGGGAAG GAAGGGAAGGCTTTAAAGCTTCTTGCCACAGCTGCAAGGCTTGACATAGAAGATTTCCTACAAAAGAAAGTTTTTCTGGAG GTTGAGGTGAAGGTGAAAGAGAATTGGAGGCAAGATGAAGGTCTCCTGAAGGACTACGGCTACGGGGGCCATATTCAAGCTTTGTGA
- the LOC125848460 gene encoding uncharacterized protein LOC125848460, whose protein sequence is MRAVVQRVASASVEVEGRTVSAIGPGLLVLVGLHESDVDSDADYICRKVLNMRLFPNEETGKTWDHSVVQKNFEVLLVSQFTLYGILKGNKPDFHVAMPPEKAKPFYASLVEKFQKAYKQDAIKDGVFGAKMKVNLVNDGPVTMHLDSAQPSK, encoded by the exons ATGAGGGCCGTAGTCCAGCGTGTTGCTTCAGCCAGTGTAGAG GTCGAGGGGCGTACGGTATCAGCAATCGGGCCGGGCTTGCTGGTTCTCGTCGGGCTTCATGAATCAGACGTCGATTCCGATGCTGACTACAT ATGCCGGAAAGTGTTGAATATGCGACTGTTCCCAAATGAGGAAACTGGAAAGACATGGGATCACAGT GTAGTTCAGAAGAATTTTGAAGTTCTATTAG TGAGTCAGTTTACACTATATGGGATTTTGAAGGGAAACAAGCCTGATTTTCATGTCGCGATGCCTCCTGAGAAAGCAAAACCCTTCTATGCCTCTCTGGTTGAGAAATTCCAGAAAGCTTACAAACAGGATGCCATCAAAG ATGGTGTCTTCGGAGCAAAAATGAAG gtcaacttggtcaatgatGGGCCTGTCACGATGCATCTTGACTCAGCACAACCGTCAAAATGA
- the LOC125849424 gene encoding glutamate receptor 2.9-like isoform X1 → MSNFNPFPMLIFILNACIFMSLVTVKATANETIEIGAIIDLNSRIGKEQKTAINIAVENYNHDRTNKKQLITVHFRHTRKDTIQDFFTAEELVEKKHVKMIVIGMQTWEETALIAGIGKRHQVPIISFVTASYTPELVQLKWPFLVQMTTSSLDQISCTSSIVSSYQWRKVIVIYEDDMYSDSSMLAVLTETLKGHGVEVEHQLILPQFSSLSDPREVVRREVVKLLQKQSRVFIVLRSSVSTANHLFKEAKEIGLMGRDSAWILADSLADLLDSVDTAFISSIQGALGIKNHYPEATKSFRHFKGQFQKIFRSEYPMEDHSEPGIHALKAYDSITAFAKAVNSLGTKSSNDSVLMKNRILSSNFTGLSGNISFVNGVLSHPPTFRIVNVDGNRYNGLGFWSSMFGFSKVLVAENGEIIGVNGSHIMKFSVVKWPGELKRVPKGWAMPTDSKPLIIGVPGRTSFEKFVKVETVAETNEMKYTGFCIDLFKEVLKILEKNYTLPYEFEPYNGSYPDLVQQVINGTYDAIVGDITILAERTKYVEFTQPFAESGLTMVVPVKFDRSNKAWMFLKPFTGNMWIATGAVLVYTMLVVWFMEHQSNPEFRGRWKDQLGTVMWFTFSSLFFAHRENIKSNYTKTVVVVWLFLVFVLTSSYTASLTSMLTLPRLEPSVKDIGWIKRTNATVGCDGDSFVKDYLKQVLELQNIKNISNQDDYPKELESGNIKAAFLEIPYQKVFLREHCNQYVVAGPNYRFGGLAFAFQKGSPLAHDVSEAILILTQDGTLNRLEEHWFALSKNCDNVDPTGETESLTLGSFWGLYLVSGATSTLCLLFYVYHLFRKSRQLTGAFRDNIVHPSTDQSFWTKTAGIIRYNKNDMPTVTLRRVTSARATGLGVDERADSRKWHLVSPSDAAQIFDGSSQHPQLAIELGNSWSD, encoded by the exons atgaGTAATTTTAATCCCTTCCCTATGTTAATTTTCATCCTCAATGCCTGTATATTTATGTCCCTTGTAACTGTCAAAGCAACTGCAAATGAAACCATAGAAATAGGTGCAATTATTGACTTAAATTCTCGTATAGGGAAGGAACAGAAAACTGCCATAAATATAGCAGTTGAGAATTATAACCATGACAGAACAAACAAGAAGCAGCTTATAACAGTTCATTTTAGACACACCCGCAAGGACACTATTCAGGATTTCTTCACAG CGGAAGAGCTTGttgaaaaaaaacatgtaaagaTGATAGTGATTGGCATGCAGACTTGGGAAGAAACAGCTTTAATTGCTGGTATTGGGAAAAGGCATCAAGTTCCAATTATCTCTTTTGTTACAGCTTCCTACACACCAGAATTGGTGCAACTTAAATGGCCTTTCCTGGTGCAAATGACTACGAGTAGCTTGGACCAAATAAGTTGTACATCATCTATAGTTAGCTCCTACCAGTGGAGGAAAGTCATAGTAATTTATGAAGATGACATGTATAGTGATTCTAGTATGCTTGCAGTTCTAACTGAAACGCTTAAAGGTCATGGTGTAGAAGTAGAGCATCAACTAATTCTTCCACAATTCTCTTCTCTATCCGATCCAAGGGAGGTTGTTCGACGAGAGGTTGTCAAGTTACTACAGAAACAATCAAGGGTGTTTATTGTTCTTCGCTCATCAGTATCCACAGCCAATCATCTGTTTAAAGAGGCCAAGGAAATTGGACTTATGGGAAGAGATTCAGCTTGGATACTTGCAGATTCTCTTGCTGATCTCTTGGATTCTGTTGACACAGCCTTTATTTCATCTATCCAAGGGGCTTTAGGAATCAAAAATCACTATCCAGAAGCCACTAAGTCTTTCCGACATTTTAAAGGtcaatttcaaaagattttcCGCTCTGAATATCCTATGGAAGATCACTCAGAGCCTGGAATTCATGCTCTAAAAGCATACGACAGTATCACAGCTTTTGCTAAGGCTGTGAACAGTTTGGGTACAAAAAGTTCCAATGACTCAGTGTTGATGAAAAACAGAATTCTTTCCAGCAATTTCACAGGTTTGAGTGGCAATATTAGTTTTGTCAATGGAGTACTGTCACACCCTCCAACGTTTAGGATTGTAAACGTTGATGGAAACAGGTACAATGGACTTGGCTTTTGGTCATCAATGTTTGGATTCTCGAAAGTTCTTGTAGCTGAAAATGGGGAGATAATTGGGGTTAATGGTTCTCATATTATGAAGTTTAGTGTGGTAAAATGGCCAGGAGAATTGAAACGTGTTCCGAAAGGGTGGGCAATGCCTACTGATTCAAAACCATTGATTATTGGAGTTCCAGGGAGAACATCTTTTGAGAAATTTGTAAAGGTTGAAACAGTGGCAGAGACAAATGAAATGAAGTATACTGGTTTCTGTATTGATCTTTTCAAAGAAGTACTTaaaattttggagaaaaattATACACTACCTTATGAATTTGAACCATATAATGGTTCATATCCTGATCTGGTTCAGCAAGTGATTAATGGG ACATATGATGCTATCGTTGGAGATATAACGATATTAGCTGAAAGGACAAAATATGTAGAGTTCACACAGCCATTTGCAGAGTCAGGGTTGACCATGGTGGTTCCAGTGAAGTTTGATAGATCGAATAAGGCATGGATGTTCTTGAAGCCTTTCACTGGAAACATGTGGATAGCGACAGGTGCTGTCTTAGTTTACACAATGCTTGTAGTTTGGTTCATGGAGCATCAGTCCAATCCTGAATTTAGAGGCCGGTGGAAAGATCAACTTGGAACTGTAATGTGGTTTACATTCTCTTCACTATTTTTTGCTCACA GGGAAAACATCAAAAGCAACTACACGAAGACTGTAGTAGTGGTTTGGCTTTTCCTAGTCTTTGTGTTGACCTCGAGTTATACAGCTTCTCTGACATCAATGCTAACTCTTCCAAGACTGGAACCAAGTGTGAAAGATATAGGGTGGATAAAGAGAACAAACGCAACCGTTGGATGTGATGGTGATTCCTTTGTTAAGGATTATTTGAAGCAAGTCCTGGAGCTTCAAAATATCAAGAACATTAGCAATCAGGACGATTATCCAAAGGAACTTGAAAGTGGAAACATCAAAGCCGCCTTTCTTGAAATCCCATATCAGAAGGTTTTCCTTAGAGAGCATTGCAACCAGTATGTTGTAGCTGGTCCTAATTACAGATTTGGAGGACTAGCCTTT GCATTCCAGAAAGGCTCTCCGCTAGCTCATGATGTATCTGAAGCCATACTGATTCTAACACAAGATGGTACGCTTAACCGCTTGGAAGAACACTGGTTTGCTTTGTCGAAGAATTGTGACAATGTTGATCCTACTGGTGAAACAGAAAGCCTCACCCTTGGGAGCTTCTGGGGCTTATACCTAGTCTCTGGTGCAACATCTACTCTCTGTTTGCTATTTTATGTGTATCATTTATTCAGAAAATCCCGGCAACTGACTGGAGCATTTCGTGACAATATAGTTCATCCATCAACTGATCAAAGTTTCTGGACAAAGACAGCTGGAATTATACGGTATAACAAAAATGACATGCCTACAGTAACTTTAAGGAGAGTAACGTCTGCCCGGGCAACAGGTCTTGGGGTAGACGAGAGGGCTGATTCGCGTAAGTGGCACTTAGTGAGTCCTTCAGACGCTGCCCAAATTTTTGATGGTTCTTCCCAGCATCCTCAACTTGCTATAGAATTGGGGAATTCATGGTCAGATTGA